One Cellulosimicrobium protaetiae genomic region harbors:
- a CDS encoding MFS transporter, with protein sequence MTAPATTRPPSLLSAARTPSTVDLSTWDPEDESRWDRRFAWRTLWISTYNLTLAFCAWYLVSAVAPRLNDVGFDLTTAQLYWLTAVPGLAGGLFRMVYMFLPPVVGTRTLVGGTATLILLPMLGWTFAVRDASTPYSVLMLLAVAAGIGGGAFSGFMPSTSYFFPKRMAGTALGLQAGIGNFGVSLIQFLTPWVVGFGLLGTAVLTPQQTATGSDLWLHNAGLVLVPWTVLGAVLAGVYLRRVPVQANFRQQLDIFGNKHTWIMTAIYLMTFGAFSGFAAQLGLLIVAQYGSFENAPDPLRYAFLGPLLGSAARAGFGPLCDRFGGAVWTLVAGIGMTVSTVFSLFFLDPTDVGQFGWFLAGMLAVFTFAGIGNAGTFKQMPMIFPRRQAGGVIGWTASIAAFGPFLVGIGLSMVPARSFFIGCAVFFALCTWLTWHYYARPGAPNPS encoded by the coding sequence ATGACCGCCCCTGCCACGACCAGACCGCCGTCGCTCCTCAGCGCGGCCCGCACGCCGTCGACCGTGGACCTGTCGACGTGGGACCCGGAGGACGAGTCCCGCTGGGACCGCCGGTTCGCGTGGCGCACGCTGTGGATCAGCACCTACAACCTCACGCTCGCGTTCTGCGCCTGGTACCTCGTGAGCGCGGTCGCCCCCCGGCTCAACGACGTCGGCTTCGACCTGACGACGGCACAGCTCTACTGGCTCACGGCCGTCCCGGGCCTGGCCGGCGGGCTGTTCCGCATGGTGTACATGTTCCTGCCGCCCGTCGTCGGCACCCGCACGCTCGTCGGCGGCACGGCGACGCTGATCCTTCTTCCGATGCTCGGCTGGACGTTCGCGGTCCGCGACGCGAGCACGCCGTACTCGGTGCTCATGCTCCTCGCCGTCGCGGCGGGGATCGGCGGCGGCGCGTTCTCGGGGTTCATGCCCTCCACGAGCTACTTCTTCCCGAAGCGCATGGCGGGCACGGCCCTCGGGCTTCAGGCCGGGATCGGCAACTTCGGCGTGAGCCTCATCCAGTTCCTCACGCCGTGGGTCGTCGGCTTCGGCCTCCTCGGGACGGCGGTCCTCACGCCGCAGCAGACGGCGACGGGCAGCGACCTGTGGCTGCACAACGCGGGCCTGGTCCTCGTGCCCTGGACGGTGCTCGGCGCGGTGCTCGCCGGCGTGTACCTCCGCCGCGTCCCGGTGCAGGCGAACTTCCGCCAGCAGCTCGACATCTTCGGGAACAAGCACACGTGGATCATGACGGCCATCTACCTCATGACCTTCGGGGCGTTCAGCGGGTTCGCGGCGCAGCTCGGGCTGCTCATCGTCGCGCAGTACGGCAGCTTCGAGAACGCGCCCGACCCGCTGCGCTACGCGTTCCTCGGGCCGCTGCTGGGCTCGGCCGCGCGCGCCGGTTTCGGGCCGCTGTGCGACCGGTTCGGCGGGGCCGTGTGGACGCTCGTCGCGGGGATCGGCATGACGGTGTCGACGGTGTTCTCGCTGTTCTTCCTCGACCCGACGGACGTCGGGCAGTTCGGCTGGTTCCTCGCGGGGATGCTCGCCGTCTTCACCTTCGCCGGGATCGGCAACGCGGGGACGTTCAAGCAGATGCCGATGATCTTCCCGCGCCGCCAGGCGGGCGGGGTGATCGGCTGGACGGCGTCGATCGCGGCGTTCGGCCCGTTCCTCGTCGGCATCGGCCTCTCGATGGTCCCCGCGCGGTCCTTCTTCATCGGCTGCGCCGTGTTCTTCGCGCTGTGCACGTGGCTCACGTGGCACTACTACGCCCGCCCGGGCGCACCGAACCCGTCCTGA
- a CDS encoding nitrate reductase subunit alpha codes for MPPLDERTPRDPADALLRLGSRLRRGQVSEDLRQVFLTGGRQGDVFYRDRWSHDKVVRSTHGVNCTGSCSWKVYVKDGIITWETQQTDYPSVGPDSPEYEPRGCPRGAAFSWYTYSPTRVRYPYVRATLLDLYRRAKSTVGGDPVLAWAKVTSDPESARAYKSARGKGGLVRATWDEAAEIVAAAHVHTIKTYGPDRVAGFSPIPAMSMVSHGVGSRFVQLLGGTMLSFYDWYADLPVASPQVFGDQTDVPESGDWWNSTYCIMWGSNVPVTRTPDAHFMAEARYRGQKVVTVSPDYADNTKFADEWLAPHPGTDGALAQAMGHVILTEFHVRDRAARFLDYMAQYTDAPYLVTLEPRGDAYVPGRFLTADRLAGTPAADQAGAPNAASKTVILSREGDVVVPNGSLGHRYGDPGRWNLDLEGVEPALSVADLSGGASGDPVAVDLPRFDLAPEEGAEHQGGAGAVRRGVPTHRVGEHLVTTVYDLLLAQYGVDRPDLDLPGEWPTGYDDPATPGTPAWQEEITGVPAVAAARIGREFAQNALDSGGRSMIIMGAGTNHWFHSDTIYRTFLALVTMTGCQGVNGGGWAHYVGQEKVRPITGFQQYANALDWVRPPRLMISTAFWYLATDQWRYDGLPADALASSLAPGKLAGRTTADTLVESVRRGWTPSYPTFDRNPLDLVDEAEAAGTDPVRHVVDQLSSGELDYACADPDDPANFPRVLTVWRANLLGSSGKGNEYFLKHLLGTDAAVRAPESGPDRRPRDIAWHDEAPRGKLDLLVTADFRMTSTTLFSDVVLPAATWYEKHDLSSTDMHPFVHSFNPAISPPWQTRTDFDIFHTIARRISELSVTHLGVRKDVVAVPLAHDTPDAMATPHGEVLPQGELVPGVTMSKLVVVERDYPAFADRLAALGPLTQKVGMVTKGVAFDPTPEVERLAVANGVVAGGPTAGRPRLDRDTHVCEMILALSGTTNGRLAVQGFEDLERRTGQRLADLARDEQGKRITFPDVQSRPTAVITSPEWSGSEHGGRRYSAFVINVERLKPWHTLTGRQHFFLDHDWMTELGEQLPVYRPPLDMHRLFGDSRVGDTSPTGAQGSEGYAEVAVRYLTPHSKWSIHSEYQDNLFMLSLSRGGPTIWMSPQDAEKIGVADNDWIESYNRNGVVVARAVVSHRMPEGTVFMYHAKDRTVDVPRSETSGLRGGIHNSLTRVLLKPTHLIGGYAQLSYGFNYIGPTGNQRDEVTVIRRRSQEVTY; via the coding sequence GTGCCCCCACTCGACGAGCGAACCCCCCGCGACCCGGCCGACGCCCTGCTGCGGCTGGGGAGCCGGCTCCGCCGCGGGCAGGTGTCGGAGGACCTGCGCCAGGTGTTCCTGACCGGCGGACGTCAGGGCGACGTGTTCTACCGCGACCGCTGGTCCCACGACAAGGTCGTGCGCTCCACCCACGGCGTGAACTGCACCGGGTCCTGCTCCTGGAAGGTCTACGTCAAGGACGGCATCATCACCTGGGAGACCCAGCAGACCGACTACCCCTCCGTCGGCCCCGACTCCCCCGAGTACGAACCCCGCGGCTGCCCCCGCGGCGCCGCGTTCTCCTGGTACACCTACTCCCCCACCCGCGTGCGCTACCCCTACGTCCGCGCCACCCTGCTCGACCTGTACCGGCGCGCGAAGAGCACGGTCGGCGGCGACCCCGTGCTCGCGTGGGCGAAGGTCACGTCAGACCCGGAGTCGGCCCGCGCCTACAAGTCGGCCCGCGGCAAGGGCGGCCTCGTGCGCGCGACCTGGGACGAGGCCGCCGAGATCGTCGCCGCAGCCCACGTGCACACCATCAAGACCTACGGCCCCGACCGCGTCGCCGGGTTCTCCCCCATCCCCGCCATGTCCATGGTGTCGCACGGGGTGGGGTCACGGTTCGTCCAGCTCCTGGGCGGGACCATGCTGTCGTTCTACGACTGGTACGCCGACCTCCCGGTCGCCTCCCCGCAGGTGTTCGGCGACCAGACCGACGTGCCGGAGTCCGGGGACTGGTGGAACTCGACGTACTGCATCATGTGGGGCTCCAACGTCCCGGTCACCCGCACCCCCGACGCCCACTTCATGGCGGAGGCGCGGTACCGCGGCCAGAAGGTCGTGACCGTGTCGCCGGACTACGCGGACAACACCAAGTTCGCCGACGAGTGGCTCGCGCCCCATCCCGGCACCGACGGCGCCCTCGCCCAGGCGATGGGCCACGTCATCCTCACCGAGTTCCACGTGCGCGACCGCGCAGCCCGGTTCCTCGACTACATGGCGCAATACACCGACGCCCCGTACCTCGTGACCCTCGAGCCGCGCGGGGACGCGTACGTGCCCGGGCGGTTCCTCACGGCGGACCGGCTCGCGGGCACCCCCGCGGCCGACCAGGCCGGTGCCCCGAACGCGGCCTCCAAGACCGTGATCCTGTCCCGCGAGGGCGACGTCGTCGTCCCCAACGGGTCGCTCGGGCACCGCTACGGCGACCCCGGTCGCTGGAACCTCGACCTCGAGGGCGTCGAGCCGGCGCTGTCGGTCGCGGACCTGTCGGGCGGCGCGTCGGGCGATCCGGTCGCCGTCGACCTCCCGCGCTTCGACCTCGCCCCCGAGGAGGGCGCCGAGCACCAGGGCGGCGCGGGCGCCGTCCGGCGCGGCGTGCCGACGCACCGCGTGGGCGAGCACCTGGTGACGACGGTCTACGACCTCCTGCTCGCGCAGTACGGCGTCGACCGCCCCGACCTCGACCTGCCGGGCGAGTGGCCGACGGGCTACGACGACCCTGCGACGCCGGGCACCCCGGCGTGGCAGGAGGAGATCACCGGCGTCCCCGCCGTCGCCGCGGCGCGCATCGGGCGCGAGTTCGCGCAGAACGCGCTCGACTCCGGCGGCCGGTCGATGATCATCATGGGCGCCGGGACCAACCACTGGTTCCACTCCGACACGATCTACCGCACGTTCCTCGCCCTCGTGACCATGACCGGCTGCCAGGGCGTGAACGGCGGCGGCTGGGCGCACTACGTCGGGCAGGAGAAGGTCCGCCCGATCACGGGCTTCCAGCAGTACGCCAACGCGCTCGACTGGGTCCGCCCTCCTCGCCTCATGATCAGCACGGCGTTCTGGTACCTCGCGACGGACCAGTGGCGCTACGACGGCCTGCCCGCGGACGCGCTCGCGTCCTCGCTGGCACCCGGGAAGCTCGCGGGCCGTACGACGGCGGACACGCTGGTGGAGTCCGTCCGTCGCGGCTGGACGCCGAGCTACCCGACGTTCGACCGCAACCCTCTCGACCTGGTGGACGAGGCGGAGGCGGCGGGCACGGACCCGGTGCGCCACGTCGTCGACCAGCTCTCCTCGGGCGAGCTCGACTACGCGTGCGCCGACCCCGACGACCCGGCGAACTTCCCGCGCGTCCTCACCGTCTGGCGCGCGAACCTGCTCGGGTCGTCGGGCAAGGGCAACGAGTACTTCCTCAAGCACCTGCTGGGGACCGACGCCGCGGTGCGCGCCCCCGAGTCCGGGCCGGACCGCCGCCCGCGGGACATCGCGTGGCACGACGAGGCGCCCCGGGGGAAGCTCGACCTGCTCGTCACCGCCGACTTCCGGATGACGTCGACGACGCTGTTCTCCGACGTCGTGCTGCCGGCCGCGACCTGGTACGAGAAGCACGACCTGTCCTCGACGGACATGCACCCGTTCGTGCACTCGTTCAACCCGGCGATCAGTCCCCCGTGGCAGACACGCACGGACTTCGACATCTTCCACACGATCGCCCGGCGCATCTCCGAGCTGTCGGTGACGCACCTGGGCGTGCGCAAGGACGTCGTGGCCGTCCCCCTCGCGCACGACACCCCGGACGCCATGGCCACGCCCCACGGCGAGGTCCTGCCGCAGGGCGAGCTCGTGCCCGGGGTGACCATGTCCAAGCTCGTCGTCGTCGAGCGCGACTACCCGGCGTTCGCCGACCGGCTCGCCGCCCTGGGCCCGCTCACCCAGAAGGTGGGCATGGTCACCAAGGGGGTCGCGTTCGACCCGACGCCGGAGGTCGAGCGGCTCGCCGTCGCGAACGGCGTCGTCGCCGGCGGACCGACGGCGGGACGTCCGCGCCTGGACCGGGACACCCACGTGTGCGAGATGATCCTCGCGCTCTCGGGGACGACGAACGGGCGGCTCGCGGTGCAGGGGTTCGAGGACCTGGAGCGTCGTACGGGACAGCGCCTGGCCGACCTCGCGCGGGACGAGCAGGGCAAGCGCATCACGTTCCCGGACGTGCAGTCGCGCCCGACGGCGGTCATCACCTCTCCCGAGTGGTCCGGCTCCGAGCACGGCGGGCGGCGCTACAGCGCCTTCGTCATCAACGTCGAGCGGCTCAAGCCGTGGCACACGCTCACCGGCCGTCAGCACTTCTTCCTCGACCACGACTGGATGACCGAGCTCGGCGAGCAGCTCCCGGTCTACCGGCCGCCGCTCGACATGCACCGCCTGTTCGGCGACTCGCGCGTCGGCGACACGTCCCCCACGGGGGCGCAGGGGTCCGAGGGCTACGCGGAGGTCGCCGTGCGCTACCTGACCCCGCACTCGAAGTGGTCGATCCACTCCGAGTACCAGGACAACCTCTTCATGCTGTCGCTCTCGCGCGGCGGCCCCACGATCTGGATGAGCCCGCAGGACGCGGAGAAGATCGGCGTCGCGGACAACGACTGGATCGAGTCCTACAACCGCAACGGGGTCGTGGTCGCACGGGCCGTCGTCTCGCACCGCATGCCCGAGGGCACGGTCTTCATGTACCACGCGAAGGACCGGACCGTGGACGTGCCGCGGTCGGAGACGTCCGGTCTGCGAGGTGGCATCCACAACTCCCTGACGCGCGTGCTGCTCAAGCCCACCCACCTCATCGGCGGCTACGCGCAGCTCTCGTACGGCTTCAACTACATCGGCCCGACGGGCAACCAGCGTGACGAGGTCACGGTGATCCGTCGTCGTTCTCAGGAGGTGACCTACTGA
- the narH gene encoding nitrate reductase subunit beta — MKVMAQMSMVMNLDKCIGCHTCSVTCKQAWTNRTGVEYVWFNNVETRPGLGYPRTYQDQDRWQGGWVRTKKGKLKLRAGGRLKKLATIFSNPVLPSIHDYYEPWTYEYDMLLSAPQGAHTPVARPKSLLTGKDMNISWSANWDDDLAGSTATMDQDPILQHMSEHVATELDKTFMFYLPRICEHCLNPACVASCPSGAMYKRAEDGIVLVDQDACRGWRMCVTGCPYKKVYFNHKTGKAEKCTLCYPRLEVGLPTVCSETCVGRLRYLGLVLYDADQVTQAAAVEDEHDLLASQRAVFLDPNDPAVIAAARQEGIPEDWITAAQNSPIWDLISRYEIALPLHPEYRTLPMVWYIPPLSPVVDVVTASGNDGEDGRTLFAAISQLRIPLEYLAGLFTAGDTAPVERVLRRLAAMRSYMRDLNLDREPDEQTAAAVGMTGTQIQDMYRLLAIAKYEDRYVIPTAHTEIARELDELSCSLDYDGGPGMGGAGPTTGESFHAVGAQERATSPYTPSTSGRVNLLNWDGDGTPGGLFPPSRPTGRPDPAGGAA; from the coding sequence ATGAAGGTCATGGCGCAGATGTCGATGGTGATGAACCTGGACAAGTGCATCGGGTGTCACACGTGCTCGGTCACGTGCAAGCAGGCCTGGACCAACCGCACCGGGGTCGAGTACGTGTGGTTCAACAACGTCGAGACCCGCCCCGGCCTGGGGTACCCCCGCACCTACCAGGACCAGGACCGCTGGCAGGGCGGGTGGGTGCGCACCAAGAAGGGCAAGCTCAAGCTCCGCGCCGGGGGCAGGTTGAAGAAGCTCGCCACGATCTTCTCCAACCCCGTCCTGCCCTCGATCCACGACTACTACGAACCGTGGACGTACGAGTACGACATGCTGCTCTCGGCCCCCCAAGGAGCGCACACCCCGGTCGCGCGGCCCAAGTCGCTGCTGACGGGCAAGGACATGAACATCTCCTGGTCGGCGAACTGGGACGACGACCTCGCCGGGTCCACCGCGACCATGGACCAGGACCCGATCCTGCAACACATGTCCGAGCACGTCGCGACCGAGCTCGACAAGACGTTCATGTTCTACCTGCCCCGCATCTGCGAGCACTGCCTCAACCCCGCCTGCGTCGCGTCCTGCCCCTCGGGGGCCATGTACAAGCGGGCCGAGGACGGCATCGTCCTCGTCGACCAGGACGCCTGCCGCGGGTGGCGCATGTGCGTCACCGGCTGCCCCTACAAGAAGGTCTACTTCAACCACAAGACCGGCAAGGCCGAGAAGTGCACCCTGTGCTACCCCCGCCTCGAGGTCGGCCTGCCCACCGTGTGCTCCGAGACGTGCGTGGGACGCCTGCGCTACCTCGGCCTCGTCCTGTACGACGCCGACCAGGTCACCCAAGCCGCCGCCGTCGAGGACGAGCACGACCTCCTCGCCTCCCAGCGCGCCGTCTTCCTCGACCCGAACGACCCCGCCGTGATCGCCGCCGCCCGACAAGAGGGCATCCCCGAGGACTGGATCACCGCCGCCCAGAACTCCCCCATCTGGGACCTCATCAGCCGGTACGAGATCGCCCTGCCGCTGCACCCCGAGTACCGCACCCTGCCCATGGTCTGGTACATCCCACCCCTGTCCCCCGTCGTCGACGTCGTCACCGCCTCCGGCAACGACGGCGAAGACGGACGCACCCTGTTCGCCGCCATCTCCCAGCTGCGCATCCCCCTGGAGTACCTCGCCGGACTGTTCACCGCGGGCGACACCGCCCCCGTCGAACGCGTCCTACGCCGCCTCGCCGCCATGCGCTCCTACATGCGCGACCTCAACCTCGACCGCGAACCCGACGAACAGACCGCCGCCGCCGTCGGCATGACCGGCACCCAGATCCAGGACATGTACCGCCTGCTGGCCATCGCCAAGTACGAAGACCGCTACGTCATCCCCACCGCCCACACCGAGATCGCCCGCGAGCTCGACGAGCTCTCCTGCTCCCTCGACTACGACGGCGGCCCCGGCATGGGCGGCGCGGGGCCGACGACGGGCGAGTCGTTCCACGCGGTCGGCGCGCAGGAGCGCGCCACGAGCCCGTACACGCCGTCCACGTCGGGCCGGGTCAACCTGCTCAACTGGGACGGCGACGGGACCCCGGGCGGGCTGTTCCCACCGTCGCGACCCACGGGCCGCCCCGATCCCGCGGGGGGTGCGGCATGA
- the narJ gene encoding nitrate reductase molybdenum cofactor assembly chaperone: MRRAARSRPASSTSGASPGPLPDDQRRAAHTVISLLLDYPTAETAAHRADVEDVVAGLPPDVRRPLRAFLDATVSVPLRELQAAYVATFDLKRRCSLYLSYYAAGDTRKRGAALVTFVEAFRAAGWETDGSELPDHLPTVLELSARTDGEIAGMVLDAHRDGIEVLRAALETLRSPYAHVVGALVATLPTMQSETAARFRDLVSAGPPTELVGLSDPSHLTPFATIPSLTEETRR; the protein is encoded by the coding sequence ATGAGGCGCGCGGCCCGGTCCCGGCCGGCGTCCTCGACGAGCGGCGCGTCGCCCGGCCCCCTGCCGGACGACCAGCGCCGCGCCGCGCACACGGTGATCTCGCTCCTGCTCGACTACCCCACCGCGGAGACCGCCGCCCACCGGGCGGACGTCGAGGACGTCGTCGCCGGGCTGCCCCCGGACGTGCGGCGGCCGCTGCGCGCGTTCCTCGACGCCACGGTGTCCGTGCCCCTCCGTGAGCTCCAGGCCGCCTACGTCGCGACGTTCGACCTCAAGCGCCGGTGCTCGCTCTACCTGTCGTACTACGCGGCCGGGGACACCCGGAAGCGCGGCGCCGCCCTCGTCACGTTCGTCGAGGCGTTCCGCGCCGCCGGCTGGGAGACGGACGGTTCGGAGCTGCCCGACCACCTGCCCACGGTGCTCGAGCTCTCCGCCCGCACCGACGGCGAGATCGCTGGGATGGTGCTCGACGCGCACCGCGACGGCATCGAGGTGCTGCGGGCCGCGCTGGAGACCCTGCGCAGCCCGTACGCGCACGTGGTCGGCGCGCTCGTCGCGACGCTGCCGACGATGCAGTCCGAGACGGCCGCGCGCTTCCGCGACCTCGTCTCCGCGGGACCGCCCACCGAGCTCGTCGGCCTGAGCGACCCTTCCCACCTCACGCCCTTCGCCACGATCCCGAGCCTGACCGAGGAGACCCGACGATGA
- the narI gene encoding respiratory nitrate reductase subunit gamma, with translation MSPLDVLLWVAVPYAVAAVFVVGHVWRYRYDQFGWTTRSSQIYEKRWLRLGSPLFHVGILMVIGGHVVGILVPRTWLEAVGVDEHAYHLVATVAGTFAAVLTVVGLVILVIRRRLSGAVFRATTRMDKVMYVALGAAIGFGTLATVQHQIFGGGYDYRGSISPWFRSLLTFQPDASLMADVPLTFQLHVLCGLALFALWPFTRLVHVFSAPLGYLTRPYVVYRRRPATTSSRPPRRGWEPPGAP, from the coding sequence ATGAGCCCGCTCGACGTCCTGCTGTGGGTCGCCGTCCCGTACGCCGTGGCGGCGGTGTTCGTGGTCGGCCACGTGTGGCGCTACCGCTACGACCAGTTCGGCTGGACGACGCGCTCGTCGCAGATCTACGAGAAGCGGTGGCTGCGCCTGGGTTCGCCCCTGTTCCACGTCGGCATCCTCATGGTCATCGGTGGTCACGTCGTCGGCATCCTCGTGCCGCGCACGTGGCTCGAGGCGGTGGGCGTCGACGAGCACGCGTACCACCTCGTGGCGACCGTGGCCGGCACGTTCGCCGCGGTCCTCACCGTCGTCGGGCTCGTCATCCTCGTGATCCGGAGGCGGCTGTCCGGCGCTGTGTTCCGCGCGACGACGCGCATGGACAAGGTCATGTACGTCGCGCTGGGGGCCGCGATCGGCTTCGGGACCCTCGCGACGGTGCAGCACCAGATCTTCGGCGGCGGCTACGACTACCGCGGCTCGATCTCGCCCTGGTTCCGCTCGCTGCTCACGTTCCAGCCCGACGCCTCGCTCATGGCCGACGTCCCGCTCACGTTCCAGCTCCACGTCCTGTGCGGCCTGGCGCTGTTCGCCCTGTGGCCGTTCACGCGCCTCGTGCACGTGTTCTCCGCGCCGCTCGGGTACCTCACGCGGCCCTACGTCGTGTACCGCCGCCGTCCCGCGACGACGTCGTCCCGTCCCCCGCGCCGCGGCTGGGAGCCCCCGGGCGCCCCGTAG
- a CDS encoding DUF2249 domain-containing protein yields MAAEPIEITEPPQHEAAHEEGHTCGCAHDDAEIVLDVRTIPHAVRHGVVFGALEALAPGDGLVLVAPHDPLPLLAQLEGREPGAFDREYVSREATEVSIRLTRRPVPVQG; encoded by the coding sequence ATGGCAGCAGAGCCGATCGAGATCACCGAGCCCCCGCAGCACGAGGCGGCGCACGAGGAGGGGCACACGTGCGGGTGCGCGCACGACGACGCCGAGATCGTCCTCGACGTCCGCACGATCCCGCACGCGGTGCGCCACGGCGTCGTCTTCGGGGCCCTCGAGGCGCTCGCGCCCGGGGACGGGCTCGTGCTCGTCGCGCCGCACGACCCGCTCCCGCTGCTCGCGCAGCTCGAGGGCCGCGAGCCCGGCGCGTTCGACCGCGAGTACGTGTCCCGTGAGGCGACCGAGGTGAGCATCCGGCTCACGCGCAGGCCGGTGCCCGTGCAGGGCTGA